The DNA region TTGATGAACACCTCGCGGTTGGTGCGCTTCTGCACCTGCGCCTTGAGCTTGTCCACCTCCGCACCCTTGCGACCGATGATGATGCCCGGCCGGCTGGTGTGGATGTCGATCTTCAGCTTGTTGGCCGCCCGCTCGATCTCCACCTTGGACACACCCGCGTGCGCGAACCGCTTCTTCAGGTCGTCGCGCAGACGGAGATCCTCGTGGAGCAGCTTCGCGTAGTCCTTGTCGGCAAACCAGCGCGAGCGCCAGGTCTTGTTGAACCCGAGCCGGAACCCGTAGGGATGAACCTTCTGGCCCATGCGTCTCTCGTCCTATTCCTGAGTACTGGCGCCCGCGGTCTTGCGCGCGCGCGGCTTGGTGGGGGCCTGCGGGGCCCGGCGGCGCACCGGCCGCTCCGCCACCTGCACCGTGAGGTGCGCCGTGCGCTTCACGACGCGGAAGGCGCGGCCCATCGGGGCCGGGCGCACGCGCTTGAACGAGGTGCCCTGGTCGGCGTAGGCCGCCGACACGTAGAGCCGCTCGACGTCGCCGCCGAACCCCTCGGCCTGCTGCGCGTTGGCGATGGCCGACTTGAGCAGGGTGTGGATGGTCTTGGCCACGCCCTTGGTGGAGAACTTGAGCGTCGCCAGCGCGCCGGTCACGTCCTTGCCACGGATCAGGTCCAGCACCAGCCCGGCCTTCTGGGCCGAGGTGCGGACGCTCTTGGAGGTCGCTGTCGCTTGCACCATGGTGGTCTCCCTACTTCCCGGCCTTCTCGGCCTTGAGGGGATGCCCCTTGAACGAGCGCGTCGCCGCGAACTCGCCCAGCTTGTGGCCGACCATGTTCTCGGTGACGTACACCGGCACGAACTTCTTGCCGTTGTGCACCGCGAGGGTGTGCCCGATCATCTCGGGAATCACCGTCGAGCGCCGCGACCAGGTCTTGACGACCTTCTTCTCGTTGGCAGCGTTCATCGCCTCGATCTTCTCGAGGAGCGGCGTGTCGATGAACGGGCCCTTCTTCAGCGATCTGCTCATGGTTCCGGCCTACTTCTGCCTGCGCGTGACGATGAACGCGTCGGTCGCCTTGCGGTTGCGCGTCTTGTAGCCCTTGGTCGGCACGCCCCACGGCGTCACCGGGTGACGGCCGCCCGAGGTCTTGCCCTCGCCGCCGCCGAGCGGGTGGTCCACCGGGTTCATGGCCACGCCGCGCACGTGCGGGCGCTTGCCCAGCCACCGGCTCCGGCCCGCCTTGCCGATCGACACGTTCTCGTGATCGACGTTGCCCACCTGGCCCACCGTCGCGTAGCACTCCATGTTGACGAGGCGCACTTCGCTCGACGGCATCCGGAGCGTCGCGTACTCGCCTTCCTTGGCCACCACCTGCACCGCGGCCCCGGCGCTGCGCGCCATCTGGCCGCCCTTGCCGGGGCGGAGCTCCACGTTGTGCACCACCGTGCCCAGCGGGATGTTCTTCAGCGGCAGCGCGTTGCCCGGCAGGATGTCGGCCGTGGCGCCCGCCACGATCGAATCGCCCACCTTCAACCCGACCGGATGCAGGATGTAGCGCTTCTCGCCGTCGGCGTAGGTCACCAGCGCGATGCGCGCCGACCGGTTCGGGTCGTACTCGATGGTCGACACCTTCGCCGGGATGTCCCGCTTGTCGCGGCGGAAGTCGATGATGCGATAGGTGCGCTTGTGCCCACCGCCACGCCACCACGACGTGAGCTCACCCTGGTTGTTGCGCCCGCCCGACTTCTTCAGCGGCTCGGTGAGCGGCTTGTACGGCTCGGTGGACGTGATCTCGTCGAAGGTCTGCACCGTCTGGAAACGGCGCCCCGCCGACGTCGGCTTGTACGTGCGAACTGGCATGGGAGTCGTCCTCGCTTACGCGATCTCCAGGATCTCGGGCACCTTCTGGTCGGCCTGCAGGCGAACGTAGGCCTTCTTCCAGTCGCTGCGGCGACCCACGAACCGGCCCTGCCGCTTCAGCTTGCCCCGCACCGCCGCGGTGCGCACGTCGGCCACCTTGGCGCCGAACAGCTGCTCGACGGCGTTCTTGATCTCCACCTTGGTGGCGTCCACGTGCACCTCGAAGGCGAGCACGTTGCCCAGCTCGCGCTGGAGCGTGCTCTTCTCGGTCACGAGCGGCCGGCGGATGACGTCGGTGAGTTTCATGGTTCCTCGTCGATGACCCGGGGCTCGCGCCTCAGGCCAGCGCCTCCTGCAGGCGCGTCAGCGCAGCCTGGCTGGCGATGACCTTCGCGCAGTCCATCACGTCGCGCGCGGTCACCCGGTTGGCCTGCACGAGCTTCACGCCCGCCAGGTTGCGCGTCGACAGCACCAGCGCGTCGGCCGGCGCCACGTCGATCACGAGCGTCTTGCGGGTGTGGCCCAGCCCCTTGAGCAGCCGCGCCGCCTCGCGCGTCTTCGGCTCGCTCACCGCCAGCGCGTCCACCACGACCACCTGGCCGTCGCGCAGCTTGGCCGCCAGGGCATCGCGCAGCGCGCCCCTGGCCATCTTCTTGGGGAAGGCGTAGCCGTAGTCGCGGGGCTGCGGGCCGAGCGTCGTGCCGCCCTTGCGCCAGATCGGGTTGCGCACGTCGCTCACGCGAGCGCGTCCGGTGCCCTTCTGCTTCCACAGCTTCCGACCCGAGCCGGCCACCTCGCCGCGCGTCTTGGTCGCATGCGTGCCACGGCGCTCCTCGGCCTGCTCGTGCCTGACGGCTTCCCAGATCAGGTCCGTGCGCACGCGGTTGCCGAACACCTCGTCACGCAGGTCGAGCGCGCCGACCTTCTGGTTGCTGGTGTTGACGACGTCGAGCTGCATTTACTTCTTCCCCTTCTTCGTCTCGACCTGCGGCACGCGCACCGGCTTGGCCTTGCGGGCCTTCCGGATCAGGACGATGCCGTTGCGCGGTCCGGGCACGGCGCCCTTGATCAGCAGGAGGTGGTTGTCGCCGTCCACCCGCACGATCTTCAGGTTGTGCACCGTCACGCGGTCGTAGCCCATGTGCCCGGCCGCGCGCATCCCCTTGACCACGCGCGACGGGTACGACGAGGCACCGATCGAGCCGGGGGCGCGGTGGAACATCGAGCCGTGCGTCGCCGCGCCGCCGCCGAAGCCGTGGCGCTTGACCACGCCCTGGAAGCCGTGGCCGCGCGAGGTGCCGATCACGTCCACCACCTCGCCGTCGGCGAACAGCGCGCTGGCGAGGACCTCGCTGCCGGCGGTCACGCCGTCACCCGAGATGCCCACCTCGCGCCGCACGCGCGTCGGGGGAACGTTGGCCTTCGCGTAGTGCCCCTGCAGGCCGCGGCTCACCTTGGCCGGCTTGTCCTCGACCAGGCCGATCTGCGCCGCGGCGTAGCCGTCGGTCTGGGCCGTCTTGGTCTGGACCACCACGCAGGGGCCGGCCTTGATCACGGTGACCGGAGTCACGACGCCGTCAGCGCCGAACACCTGCGTCATCCCGATCTTCTTGCCGATGATTCCCGTCACCATCGTTGCGTTCTCACCTTCGGGGTCCGTCCACCGCGGCCGTGCCTGCGCCGCGGTACGCCAACCCCATCGTTGTGGGCCGGGCTCCCAGGAGCCGGCCCTACCAATCTCGCCGGTCCGGAGCGACGGCTACTTGCCGTGTTCCTTGCCGAACGCCTTGATCTCGACGTCCACGCCCGCCGGGAGGTCCAGCTTCATCAGCGCGTCCACCGTCTGCGGCGTCGGCTCGAAGATGTCCACCAGGCGCTTGTGCGTCCGGATCTCGAACTGCTCGCGCGACTTCTTGTCCACGTGCGGCGAACGCAGCACCGTCCACTTGTTCTTCTCGGTGGGCAGCGGCACCGGACCCGCCAGCCGGGCCCCCGTGCGACGCGCCGTGTCCACGATCTCCGTGGTGGACTGATCGAGCACCCGGGCGTCGTACGCCTTGAGGCGGATGCGGATCTTTTCGCCAAATCCAGACATGTGCGTATCTTTCGTGATGGCTTCGGGCTCAGGGCTCAGGGCTCAGGGAGCGTCCTGGCACTGCCGGCGCAGGCCGACCCGGAATGCCTTCCGAGCCGTGAGCCGTGCGCCTCGAGCCGTCCTGTTACTGCAAAATCTCGGTGATCGTGCCCGCGCCCACCGTGCGGCCACCCTCGCGGATGGCGAACCGCAGGCCCTTCTCCAGCGCCACCGGCCCGATGAGCTCGATCTCCATCGTCACGTTGTCGCCCGGCATCACCATCTCGACGCCCTCGGGCAGCTTGGCCACGCCCGTCACGTCCGTCGTCCGGATGTAGAACTGCGGACGATAGCCGTTGAAGAACGGCGTGTGCCGGCCGCCCTCTTCCTTCGTGAGGACGTAGACCTCGCCCTTGAACTTGGTGTGCGGCGTGATCGACCCCGGCTTGGCCAGCACCTGCCCACGCTCCACGGCTTCCTTGTCGATGCCGCGCAGCAGCGCCCCGATGTTGTCGCCCGCCTGGCCCTCGTCGAGCAGCTTCTTGAACATCTCGACGCCGGTCACCACCGTCTTGCGCGTCGGGCCGAAGCCGACAATCTCGATTTCCTCGCCGACCTTCACCTTGCCACGCTCGACACGCCCGGTCACCACCGTGCCTCGGCCCGAGATCGAGAACACGTCCTCGACCGGCATCAGGAACGGCTTGTCGATCTGGCGCTCCGGCAGCGGGACGTAGTTGTCGACCGCCTCCATGAGGTTGTCGATCGTCTTCTCCCACTCCGGGTCGCCCTCGAGCGCCTTGAGCGCCGAGCCGCGCACGATCGGGATCTCGTCACCGGGGAACCCGTAGCTCGAGAGCAGCTCGCGCACCTCGAGCTCCACCAGGTCCAGCAGCTCCGGATCGTCGACCGCGTCCACCTTGTTCAGGAACACCACCAGGTACGGCACGCCCACCTGCCGCGCCAGCAGGATGTGCTCGCGCGTCTGCGGCATCGGGCCGTCGGTGGCCGCCACGACCAGGATGCCGCCGTCCATCTGCGCGGCGCCCGTGATCATGTTCTTCACGTAGTCGGCGTGCCCCGGGCAGTCGACGTGCGCGTAGTGCCGGTTGGCCGTCTCGTACTCCACGTGCGCCGTCGCGATCGTGATGCCGCGCTCCCGCTCTTCCGGCGCGTTGTCGATCGAGTCGAACGACCGGAACGCCACCTTCGGGTTGTGCTTGCTCAGCACCTTGGTGATCGCTGCCGTCGTCGTCGTCTTGCCGTGGTCGATGTGGCCGATCGTCCCGATGTTGACGTGCGGCTTCGAACGATCGAACTTCTCTTTGGCCATTGCGCCTGATCTCCGGTTCTACGCTGCTGCTTCAAGTCCGGCCGGACCCGGGAGCCGGCCCTGCCGCAGCAGGGCCACGTTCCCGAACCCGTCCCTACTGCTTGGTGCCCTGCATGCGGGCGATGACTTCCTCGGCGACGTGGTTGGGCGCCTGCTCGTACCGGTCGAAGTGCATCGAGTACGTGGCGCGGCCCTGGGTGCGCGACCGCAGGTCGGTCGCGTAGCCGAACATCTCCGACAGCGGCACGCGCGAGCTCACGATCTGCGTCCCGCCGAGGTCTTCCTGCGACTGGATGTGGCCGCGGCGGCTCGAGATGTCGCCCATGATGTCGCCCATGAACTCCTTGGGCACCACCACCTCGACGCGCATCACGGGTTCGAGCAGCACCGGCCGCGCCTTCTTGGCCGCGTCCTTGAACGCCATCGAGCCGGCGATCTTGAACGCCATTTCGTTCGAGTCCACGTCGTGGTACGAGCCGTCGTACAGCTCGATGCCGACGTCGTCGATCGGGAAGCCGGCAAGGACGCCCGTCGTCAGGGCTTCCTTGATGCCCTCGTCGATCGGCTTGATGAATTCCTTCGGGATCACGCCGCCGACGATCTTGTTCTCGAACAGGTAGCCTTCGCCCGGCTGGCGCGGCACGAGGCGGATCTTGGCGTGGCCGTACTGGCCGCGACCACCCGTCTGGCGGACGTACCGGCCCTCGCCCTCGGCCGCCATCGTCAGCGTTTCCTTGTAGGCGACCTGCGGCTTGCCGGTGTTGGCCTCGACGTTGAACTCGCGCTTCAGGCGGTCGACGATGATCTCGAGGTGCAGCTCGCCCATGCCCGAGATCACGGTCTGGCCGGTCTGCGTGTCGGTCTTGACCCGGAACGTCGGGTCCTCGGCCATCAGCTTGCCGAGACCGACACCCAGCTTCTCCTGGTCGCTCTTGCTCTTCGGCTCGATGGCCAGCGAGATCACCGGCTCGGGGAAGTCCATCGACTCGAGGATGACCGGGGACTTCTCGTCGCAGATGGTGTCGCCGGTCATGACCGACTTCAGGCCCACCGCGGCGGCGATGTCGCCCGCGTAGACTTCCTTGATTTCCTCACGCTTGTTGGCGTGCATCTTCAGCAGGCGGCCGATGCGCTCGGTCTTGCCCTTGGTGCTGTTGAGCACCGAGGAGCCCGAGGTCATCACGCCCGAGTACACGCGGATGAACGTGAGCTGGCCGACGAACGGGTCGGTCATGATCTTGAACGCCAGGGCCGAGAACGGCGCCTTGTCGTCGGCCGGGCGCTCGAGCACCGACTCGGCGTTGTCGACCGCGATGCCCTTGATCGACGGGATGTCGACCGGCGAGGGCAGGAAGTCCACGACGGCGTCGAGCAGCGGCTGCACGCCCTTGTTCTTGAAGGCCGAGCCGCACAGGACCGGCACGAAGGGCGCCTCGGACCGCTGGTGCACCGACTCGTTGACGCGCTTGCGCAGCGCCGCCCGAATCTCGGCCTCGGTGAGCTCCTCGCCGCCCAGGTACTTCTCGAGCAGCGTGTCGTCGGACTCGCTGGCCTTCTCGAGCAGCTGCTCGCGGTACATCGCGGCCTGCTCCTGGAGGTCGGCCGGGATGTCCTCGAGCACGTAGTCGGCGCCCATCGTCTCGTCCTTGTAGACGACGGCCTTCATCCGGATCACGTCGACGATGCCGCGGAAGCGGTCCTCGGACCCGATCGGGAAGGCGAGCACGCAGGGGTTGCCCTGCAGGCGCGACTTGATCTGCTCCACCGTGCGCTCGAAGTTGGCGCCGATGCGGTCCATCTTGTTGATGAAGCAGATGCGCGGCACGTGGTACTTGTCGGCCTGCCGCCACACCGTCTCGGTCTGCGACTCGACGCCGGCCACCGAGTCGAACACCGCGACGGCGCCGTCGAGCACGCGCAGCGAACGCTCGACCTCGGCCGTGAAGTCGACGTGGCCGGGCGTGTCGATGATGTTGATGCGGTGCTCACGCCAGAAGCAGGTCGTGGCCGCCGACGTGATCGTGATGCCCCGCTCCTGCTCCTGCTCCATCCAGTCCATCGTCGCGGTGCCTTCGTGCACCTCGCCGATCTTGTAGGTGATGCCGGTGTAGAAGAGGATGCGCTCGGTCGTGGTCGTCTTGCCGGCATCGATGTGGGCCATGATGCCGATGTTGCGCGTACGACTGAGAGGTACCTGGCGAGCCATTGTTCGAATACTCGAAAATTAGAAGTGCAATTCTGAAATCTTGAAATTCTGACATTTCAGAATTTCACCACCTGCTACCAGCGGTAGTGGGCGAACGCCTTGTTCGCCTCGGCCATGCGATGCGTGTCCTCACGCTTCTTCACGGCCCCGCCGCGCATGTTGCTGGCATCGAGCAACTCGTTGGCCAGCTTCTCTTCCATCGTCTTGCCGTCGCCACGCGAGCGGGCATACCCGACGAGCCAGCGGATGGCCAGCGAGAGGCGACGGTTGACGTTCACCTCGATCGGCACCTGGTAGTTGGAGCCGCCGACGCGCCGCGACTTCACCTCGAGGCTCGGCTTCGTGTTGTCGATGGCCTTCTTGAAGACCTTGAGGGGCTCCTCGCCGGTCTTCTCCTGGATCATCTCGAAGCTCTTGTAGAGAATCCGCTCCGCGGTGCTCCGCTTGCCGTCACTCATCACCGAGCCGATGAACTTGGTGACCAGCGTGCTGTTGTAGAGCGGGTCGGGCGTGACCTCGCGCTTGGCAATCTCTCGTCTGCGTGGCATCTGACTTCAGCTCCTGCTACGACTTGGGCCGCTTGGCGCCGTACTTGGACCGGCCCTGCCGGCGGTTCGCGACGCCCGTGGCGTCCAGCGTGCCCCGCACGACGTGATAGCGGACACCCGGGAGGTCCTTCACGCGGCCACCGCGAATGAGCACCAGCGAGTGCTCCTGCAGGTTGTGGCCGACGCCCGGGATGTAGGTCGTCACCTCGATCTTGTTCGTCAGCCGCACGCGCGCCACCTTGCGGAGCGCCGAGTTCGGCTTCTTGGGCGTCTGGGTGAACACGCGGACACAGACGCCCCGCTTCTGCGGGCTCTCCTGCAGCGCAGGGCTCTTCGTCTTGTCGATGACCGCCTCGCGGCCCTTGCGAACAAGCTGACTGATGGTCGGCACAGTGACTCCACCTGCACGCGCGCGTCGCTCGAGACGACAGACACGCTTCCGGGCACGCCTCGTCAGGCGTGCCCGTTCGGACTTGCCTCCGTGCCACCGCGACAGCGGCGACACGGCGTCCCGGGCCTGAAAGCCGGCGGACTGCCGGCCTGGCACCCGGGACTGGGTACCCTACGAATTCGAAGTTGTCGCTCGCGGACCACCCGTGGGCGTTCCGCTTGGATGTGCCCGCCAATCCCCACCGCCGGTTCGTGCTCGGCGCCCGGGATCCGGGCCTCACTTCGCGTGACTCGGAGTCAGATAGGGTGTCCTGACCCCGACAAAACCTTGCGAGGCTATCACGACACGGGGAGGGAGTGCAACCCCCGGGCCAGTTCCTCGGCATTACCGCCGGCCGGAGCCCCGAAGGGCGTCTCGGTACGCACGGCGAACGGCCAGTGTAGCACAAGAGACTGCGCCGGCGTCGCTGGTCGGTCGGCCTGCGGCCGTCGGAGCGCACGGCTTCGCGGCTCAGGCCTCAGAGATCACGGCCGACTGCCGACTGCCGACTGCCCACTGCCGACGATGTACGGCTTACGGCTGCTCGGGAGCATCCCCCGATCCAAGGCCGAGGGGCGAATGACGAAGACCGTCAGGATTTCCGCGCGATGACCCGCATGTTCGACGTCCGGCCCGTGACCCAGCGCTGCACCGTGTCCAGTAGCCCATAGACGATCAGCGCCGGCACCGAACGCTCGGAGAGCAGCCCCGACGCCCAGCGCCATCGCGGCCGGTCACGCACCACGTTCTGCAGTGTGTGGGCCCAGATGAACGGGCTCAGCAGGTACTCGGCCCGCTCCACCGCGAGTCCCTGTTGTTCGAGCAGGCCCGCCAGCGACTCGCGGGTGTACAACGACCAGTGCCTCGGGCAGTGCCACCCGCCCCATCGGTCCCGGGCCACCCAGTCGCGGTCCCACGACCCCACCGACGGGGTCTCGATCAACAGGCGTCCACCAGGAGCGAGCAGGGCCGCCGCCCGCGCCACGCAGGCCCTGGGATCGGCCAGGTGCTCGATCACCTGGTTCATGATGATGAGGTCCACCGACCCTGCCGGCCAGGCGAGTGCCTCGAACTGCGCGCAGACCATCTCGAGGCCCGTGCGCCGGAGCGCCGCGCACGCCTCCTCCGAGATGTCCACCCCGACGACCCGCCAGCTCGGGTCGCCGTCGGCCTTGATCGCCTGCAGCAACTGCCCCTCGCCGCAGCCGACCTCCATCACCGTCGCCCCCGGCGCCAGCCACCGCCGCAGCATCCGCACCCGGCTGCCCTGCACCAGCCCGCGCAGCCGCGTCGTGACCGGCCCGAGGAAGGCCGCATACCGGTAGTACGACGGCGGGTAGATGATCCCCAGCGTCTCTGGCGCCGGCCGGTTGCGCAGGTACGTCAGCCCGCACGCGCGGCACTGCACGAACACGAACTCGTTGTCGCAGGTGGCGAACTCGTGGTCGCGCGACCGGCCGACCTCGTCGGCCTCGCGACTGCCGCAGGTGCTGCAGGCGGCCTCGATCGTCGGAATCAGCATCAGGCCGCCGCCCGCCGCTGCCGGGCGCGCGCATCGGCGAGCACCCCGCGAATGGTCCCGAGGATCGACCGCGACGTCATGCCGGGCTGCAGGTAACCCGTCTCGGTCAGGTGCTCGCGGACGCGCGGGAGGTGGCAGGCCGGCACTTGCGGGAACAAGTGGTGCTCGACGTGCAGGTTCATGTTCAACGTGTAGAAGAACAGCCGGTCGACCGGGTTGGGCAGGTGCGACCGCACCGAGCACTCGCCCTCGTGGCGGAACACGTGCACGTGCTCGCAGAATGCGCGAATGCGGCTGAAGAAGAGGCCGAAGGTCGCCGCCGTCGCCGGGTAGGCCAGCACCAGCCAGGGTCGCCGCCCGCCCGCCGTGGCCAGCAGCGCAATCAGCAGCTGGACCACCACGATCGCGCCCAGCTGCGCGGCCGGCGACACGATCGGCACGTGTCGACGCGCCGGCGCGTCCCCGCCTGCCGACGAGGCCGCTGCCGCCGGGCGCGCGACGATGCCGCGCAGCGCAGCCAGGCCCATGCGCGCCGCCTGCACGCCCAGCAGCGGCTTCAGCAGGTGTGCCACCAGGCTGGCCGGGGAGGCATCCTGCAGCGTGAGGTAATCGGACTCTTCCCCGTCCTCGTCGGTGCCGCAGTGGCGGTGGTGCTGCCAGTGCAGCCGGCAGAACGCGTCGTAGCTCGTGATCAGGAAGCCGCTCGCCACCAGTCCCACCGCGTCGTTGAGCCGCTTCCGCCTGAACAGGGTGCGGTGACAGCACTCGTGCATCAGGATCGTGAGCTTGTAGACGTACGCGCCGATCACCGGGACGACCGGCGCGATCGCCACCGGTCCCCAGCGGTCGATCAGCCACGGCAGCGACGCGATGCCGGCCAGGAGCACGCCGAACAGCGCGGCGACGCCGCGCCAGCCGAAGGCATCGACCGGTTCGTACCAGGCGCGGGGCACGCGCAGGCCCGCCGGCTTCACGAGGCCGTGCACGTAGGTGACCCCGGGCGGGGGTGGCAGCGCGGGCACGTCGGCCCTACTTGCCGCCGCCGAACGCATCGGCCGGCACCGCAGGGTTCACCTGCACCGTCTTCACCGTCACCTTCTGCGCCACCGCACCGCCCACCGACGACGTGCGGGCGTGCGGCACCGTGAGGCCGCCGTCGGCGCGGTAGTCGTGATACTCGGTCAGGACGTCGGCCGGCGCGCCGGTCGGCCCCGTGCCGCGCGCGAGCAGGCTCCGGATCTGCCCGGTCTTCGGGTCGATCCCGAGCGTCATGGCGTCGCCCTCGACCTCCACGCGGACGAGCGACACCGCGGTGTCGCCGACCTTGCCCTCGCCGGCGACGGCGGCCTTGAAGCCGGGCTGCCCGCGCCGCTGCAGCAGGAAGATCGGCGAGCGCTGGATCTGCTTCAGCATCGACGTGCGCTGCGCCTCGGGCAGCGGCATCGACCCCTGCGGCCCGCCGTCGACGCTGCCGCTCGCGCCCGCGATCTTCATCGTCATGGCGCCCATCGGCGTGACCAGTTCCTGCCGGACGCGATCGGGCGGCACGACGAGCACCGTCGACTGCAGCTCGATCTCGCCCTGCGGCGTCGTGGCCGTCACCGTGGTCTCCTCGCGGTACGCCTTCACGCCATCGATCGCGGCCGCGCCGCCCATCGCCTCGACCGCCTTGCCCACGAGCGCCTTGCCGGCCTCCTCCGCGCCAGCGGCTGCCGCGCCGGTCGGCGCCGGGGCGGCCGACGAC from Luteitalea sp. TBR-22 includes:
- the rpsL gene encoding 30S ribosomal protein S12, with protein sequence MPTISQLVRKGREAVIDKTKSPALQESPQKRGVCVRVFTQTPKKPNSALRKVARVRLTNKIEVTTYIPGVGHNLQEHSLVLIRGGRVKDLPGVRYHVVRGTLDATGVANRRQGRSKYGAKRPKS
- a CDS encoding 50S ribosomal protein L23, with product MKLTDVIRRPLVTEKSTLQRELGNVLAFEVHVDATKVEIKNAVEQLFGAKVADVRTAAVRGKLKRQGRFVGRRSDWKKAYVRLQADQKVPEILEIA
- the fusA gene encoding elongation factor G, with the protein product MARQVPLSRTRNIGIMAHIDAGKTTTTERILFYTGITYKIGEVHEGTATMDWMEQEQERGITITSAATTCFWREHRINIIDTPGHVDFTAEVERSLRVLDGAVAVFDSVAGVESQTETVWRQADKYHVPRICFINKMDRIGANFERTVEQIKSRLQGNPCVLAFPIGSEDRFRGIVDVIRMKAVVYKDETMGADYVLEDIPADLQEQAAMYREQLLEKASESDDTLLEKYLGGEELTEAEIRAALRKRVNESVHQRSEAPFVPVLCGSAFKNKGVQPLLDAVVDFLPSPVDIPSIKGIAVDNAESVLERPADDKAPFSALAFKIMTDPFVGQLTFIRVYSGVMTSGSSVLNSTKGKTERIGRLLKMHANKREEIKEVYAGDIAAAVGLKSVMTGDTICDEKSPVILESMDFPEPVISLAIEPKSKSDQEKLGVGLGKLMAEDPTFRVKTDTQTGQTVISGMGELHLEIIVDRLKREFNVEANTGKPQVAYKETLTMAAEGEGRYVRQTGGRGQYGHAKIRLVPRQPGEGYLFENKIVGGVIPKEFIKPIDEGIKEALTTGVLAGFPIDDVGIELYDGSYHDVDSNEMAFKIAGSMAFKDAAKKARPVLLEPVMRVEVVVPKEFMGDIMGDISSRRGHIQSQEDLGGTQIVSSRVPLSEMFGYATDLRSRTQGRATYSMHFDRYEQAPNHVAEEVIARMQGTKQ
- a CDS encoding bifunctional 2-polyprenyl-6-hydroxyphenol methylase/3-demethylubiquinol 3-O-methyltransferase UbiG, whose protein sequence is MLIPTIEAACSTCGSREADEVGRSRDHEFATCDNEFVFVQCRACGLTYLRNRPAPETLGIIYPPSYYRYAAFLGPVTTRLRGLVQGSRVRMLRRWLAPGATVMEVGCGEGQLLQAIKADGDPSWRVVGVDISEEACAALRRTGLEMVCAQFEALAWPAGSVDLIIMNQVIEHLADPRACVARAAALLAPGGRLLIETPSVGSWDRDWVARDRWGGWHCPRHWSLYTRESLAGLLEQQGLAVERAEYLLSPFIWAHTLQNVVRDRPRWRWASGLLSERSVPALIVYGLLDTVQRWVTGRTSNMRVIARKS
- the rpsS gene encoding 30S ribosomal protein S19, translated to MSRSLKKGPFIDTPLLEKIEAMNAANEKKVVKTWSRRSTVIPEMIGHTLAVHNGKKFVPVYVTENMVGHKLGEFAATRSFKGHPLKAEKAGK
- the rplC gene encoding 50S ribosomal protein L3; this encodes MVTGIIGKKIGMTQVFGADGVVTPVTVIKAGPCVVVQTKTAQTDGYAAAQIGLVEDKPAKVSRGLQGHYAKANVPPTRVRREVGISGDGVTAGSEVLASALFADGEVVDVIGTSRGHGFQGVVKRHGFGGGAATHGSMFHRAPGSIGASSYPSRVVKGMRAAGHMGYDRVTVHNLKIVRVDGDNHLLLIKGAVPGPRNGIVLIRKARKAKPVRVPQVETKKGKK
- the tuf gene encoding elongation factor Tu → MAKEKFDRSKPHVNIGTIGHIDHGKTTTTAAITKVLSKHNPKVAFRSFDSIDNAPEERERGITIATAHVEYETANRHYAHVDCPGHADYVKNMITGAAQMDGGILVVAATDGPMPQTREHILLARQVGVPYLVVFLNKVDAVDDPELLDLVELEVRELLSSYGFPGDEIPIVRGSALKALEGDPEWEKTIDNLMEAVDNYVPLPERQIDKPFLMPVEDVFSISGRGTVVTGRVERGKVKVGEEIEIVGFGPTRKTVVTGVEMFKKLLDEGQAGDNIGALLRGIDKEAVERGQVLAKPGSITPHTKFKGEVYVLTKEEGGRHTPFFNGYRPQFYIRTTDVTGVAKLPEGVEMVMPGDNVTMEIELIGPVALEKGLRFAIREGGRTVGAGTITEILQ
- the rplB gene encoding 50S ribosomal protein L2 gives rise to the protein MPVRTYKPTSAGRRFQTVQTFDEITSTEPYKPLTEPLKKSGGRNNQGELTSWWRGGGHKRTYRIIDFRRDKRDIPAKVSTIEYDPNRSARIALVTYADGEKRYILHPVGLKVGDSIVAGATADILPGNALPLKNIPLGTVVHNVELRPGKGGQMARSAGAAVQVVAKEGEYATLRMPSSEVRLVNMECYATVGQVGNVDHENVSIGKAGRSRWLGKRPHVRGVAMNPVDHPLGGGEGKTSGGRHPVTPWGVPTKGYKTRNRKATDAFIVTRRQK
- a CDS encoding fatty acid desaturase produces the protein MPALPPPPGVTYVHGLVKPAGLRVPRAWYEPVDAFGWRGVAALFGVLLAGIASLPWLIDRWGPVAIAPVVPVIGAYVYKLTILMHECCHRTLFRRKRLNDAVGLVASGFLITSYDAFCRLHWQHHRHCGTDEDGEESDYLTLQDASPASLVAHLLKPLLGVQAARMGLAALRGIVARPAAAASSAGGDAPARRHVPIVSPAAQLGAIVVVQLLIALLATAGGRRPWLVLAYPATAATFGLFFSRIRAFCEHVHVFRHEGECSVRSHLPNPVDRLFFYTLNMNLHVEHHLFPQVPACHLPRVREHLTETGYLQPGMTSRSILGTIRGVLADARARQRRAAA
- the rplV gene encoding 50S ribosomal protein L22 gives rise to the protein MVQATATSKSVRTSAQKAGLVLDLIRGKDVTGALATLKFSTKGVAKTIHTLLKSAIANAQQAEGFGGDVERLYVSAAYADQGTSFKRVRPAPMGRAFRVVKRTAHLTVQVAERPVRRRAPQAPTKPRARKTAGASTQE
- the rpsG gene encoding 30S ribosomal protein S7, with the protein product MPRRREIAKREVTPDPLYNSTLVTKFIGSVMSDGKRSTAERILYKSFEMIQEKTGEEPLKVFKKAIDNTKPSLEVKSRRVGGSNYQVPIEVNVNRRLSLAIRWLVGYARSRGDGKTMEEKLANELLDASNMRGGAVKKREDTHRMAEANKAFAHYRW
- the rpsJ gene encoding 30S ribosomal protein S10 — protein: MSGFGEKIRIRLKAYDARVLDQSTTEIVDTARRTGARLAGPVPLPTEKNKWTVLRSPHVDKKSREQFEIRTHKRLVDIFEPTPQTVDALMKLDLPAGVDVEIKAFGKEHGK
- the rplD gene encoding 50S ribosomal protein L4; this translates as MQLDVVNTSNQKVGALDLRDEVFGNRVRTDLIWEAVRHEQAEERRGTHATKTRGEVAGSGRKLWKQKGTGRARVSDVRNPIWRKGGTTLGPQPRDYGYAFPKKMARGALRDALAAKLRDGQVVVVDALAVSEPKTREAARLLKGLGHTRKTLVIDVAPADALVLSTRNLAGVKLVQANRVTARDVMDCAKVIASQAALTRLQEALA